The Triticum aestivum cultivar Chinese Spring chromosome 7B, IWGSC CS RefSeq v2.1, whole genome shotgun sequence genome window below encodes:
- the LOC123161337 gene encoding uncharacterized protein, translating to MDRFHDRQHVRLRSRVHGTYLHANDDGQSVSLRRRRATMETAWTVHIYQGNGGMYLLLHSAAYGRYLAATATRAPLALGHLGFRAELRDYDQPEVEAIMWRAVEAGSSGDVMLRNAGGRYLRANGRHLPWNTRVSVDDADNTSTMMCWTLQTVPSRMDVPIPHYPVRPPGDWFGLRPGVWRTIRFVRTNGEGFYAEEEGWNAFPFRGRSVHHLRDELSARVNLHIFDLVACVRAGRYGRPTPLVANLPHGGAGETLEIVVVQFGTPVYGRLRYPDVHAE from the exons ATGGACAGGTTCCACGACAGGCAGCACGTGCGGCTGCGGAGCCGCGTGCACGGCACGTACCTCCACGCCAACGACGACGGGCAGAGCGTCTCCCTCCGCAGGCGCCGCGCGACGATGGAGACGGCGTGGACGGTGCACATCTACCAAGGCAACGGCGGAATGTACCTGCTCCTCCACAGCGCCGCCTACGGCCGATACCTCGCCGCCACGGCCACGCGGGCGCCGCTCGCGCTCGGCCACCTCGGCTTCCGCGCCGAGCTGCGCGACTACGACCAGCCGGAGGTGGAGGCCATCATGTGGCGGGCCGTCGAGGCGGGTTCCAGCGGGGACGTCATGCTCCGCAACGCCGGCGGCCGCTACCTCCGCGCCAACGGCAGGCACCTCCCCTGGAACACCCGCGTCAGCGTGGACGACGCCGACAACACCAGCACCATGATGTGCTGGACCCTCCAGACCGTCCCCTCCAGAATGGATGTGCCTATCCCTCATTATCCTGTTCGC CCCCCCGGCGACTGGTTCGGACTCAGGCCGGGGGTGTGGCGGACAATCAGGTTCGTGCGGACGAACGGAGAGGGGTTCTACGCCGAGGAGGAAGGCTGGAATGCCTTCCCTTTCAGGGGGAGGTCCGTGCACCATTTGAGGGACGAGCTGTCCGCCCGCGTCAACCTGCACATCTTCGACCTCGTCGCATGCGTCCGAGCGGGCCGCTACGGGAGGCCGACGCCGCTCGTCGCCAACCTGCCCCACGGCGGCGCCGGGGAAACCCTCGAGATCGTCGTCGTCCAGTTCGGGACTCCTG TCTATGGTAGGCTGCGATACCCGGATGTCCACGCGGAGTAG